Proteins from a single region of Campylobacter sp. RM16704:
- the gatA gene encoding Asp-tRNA(Asn)/Glu-tRNA(Gln) amidotransferase subunit GatA: protein MVTLKEALKFSNEELENLKKELNEKAHKQKHLGAYVEQFLEKDLNTSGVGVPVAIKDNISVKDWELTCGSKILQGYVAPYDASVIINLRKNNFAPFGRCNMDEFAMGSTSATSFYGKTLNPLDNTKVPGGSSGGSAAAVASGIALASLGSDTGGSVRQPAAFCGCVGFKPSYGRVSRYGLAAYSSSLDQIGVITQNVTDAAILYDAIAGYDEKDSTSANIAFEPTTPKLNAGKKLKIAVIKNYVEQTNEDVKQALLKTIDMLKVNGHEIVYKDLMDSKFDVAAYYIIAAAEASANLSRYDGVRYGRRSEKCDNLNQMYVNSRSEGFGEEVKRRILLGTFVLSSGYYDAYYIKAQKARRFIKQKYEEILSDCDLIFMPVAPSVAFGFNDVKTPVQMYLEDVFTISVNLAGLGGISVPVGKNENGLNISAQLICKAYDEQTLLDGALSLEEIIKNK from the coding sequence ATGGTAACTTTAAAAGAAGCTTTGAAATTTTCAAATGAAGAATTAGAAAATCTAAAAAAAGAATTAAATGAAAAAGCACATAAACAAAAACATTTAGGTGCTTATGTAGAGCAATTTTTAGAGAAAGACTTAAATACTTCAGGTGTAGGTGTGCCAGTAGCTATAAAAGATAATATTAGTGTAAAAGATTGGGAATTAACTTGTGGTTCTAAAATTTTACAAGGTTATGTAGCACCTTATGATGCAAGTGTTATTATAAATTTGCGTAAAAATAACTTTGCTCCATTTGGAAGATGTAATATGGATGAATTTGCTATGGGAAGCACAAGTGCGACTTCTTTTTATGGTAAAACTTTAAACCCGCTTGATAATACTAAAGTCCCAGGTGGAAGTAGTGGAGGGAGTGCTGCTGCAGTTGCTTCTGGGATAGCTTTGGCGAGTTTGGGTTCAGATACGGGTGGCTCGGTAAGACAGCCTGCTGCTTTTTGTGGATGTGTAGGGTTTAAGCCAAGTTATGGAAGAGTTAGTAGGTATGGATTAGCCGCATATTCTTCAAGTCTTGACCAAATTGGAGTGATTACTCAAAATGTTACAGATGCTGCGATTTTGTATGATGCTATCGCAGGGTATGATGAAAAAGATAGCACAAGTGCAAATATAGCTTTTGAACCAACTACGCCAAAACTTAATGCAGGTAAAAAGCTAAAAATAGCTGTAATTAAAAATTATGTAGAACAAACTAATGAAGATGTAAAACAAGCCTTGTTAAAAACCATAGATATGCTAAAAGTAAATGGTCATGAGATTGTTTATAAAGATTTGATGGATTCTAAATTTGACGTTGCTGCTTATTACATCATTGCTGCAGCTGAAGCAAGTGCAAATTTAAGTCGTTATGATGGTGTAAGATATGGTAGAAGAAGTGAAAAATGCGATAATCTAAACCAAATGTATGTAAATAGTAGAAGTGAAGGTTTTGGCGAAGAAGTAAAAAGAAGAATTTTGCTTGGAACCTTTGTTTTAAGTAGCGGATACTATGATGCTTATTATATTAAAGCTCAAAAAGCTAGAAGATTTATCAAACAAAAGTATGAAGAAATTTTAAGTGATTGTGATTTGATTTTTATGCCGGTTGCTCCAAGTGTGGCTTTTGGTTTTAATGATGTTAAAACTCCGGTGCAAATGTATTTAGAAGATGTATTTACTATTTCAGTTAATTTAGCAGGGCTTGGTGGCATTAGTGTGCCAGTAGGAAAAAATGAAAATGGACTTAATATTTCAGCTCAATTAATTTGTAAAGCCTATGATGAGCAAACTTTGCT
- the ileS gene encoding isoleucine--tRNA ligase produces MDYKDTLLLPNTTFAMRANLAELEPKRFSKWFENNYAYEKMKQKRQGVSESFTLHDGPPYANGHLHIGHALNKILKDIIIKMHYFQDKKVRFTPGWDCHGLPIEQQVEVKLKDKKQSFSKKEIREFCREHAREFVNIQRDEFKSLGVIADWGEPYLTMKNAFEADIYKALCKIAKKGLLLERSKPVFWSWAAKSALAEAEVEYEDKEDYSIYVAFKLDKESCEKLGVEKAKAVIWTTTPWTLPANQAISLNPNEKYVITEEGFIFAKALLEAMINKGFTKGEIQKELLGVEFENLNAINPLNQRKSTLILGDHVLMEGGTGLVHTAPGHGEDDYYVCLKYGIEVIMPVDDGGCYDETLRVKGLLPEHLLSEFIGLHIFKANERILELLGDALLESSKFIHSYPFCWRTHKPVIYRATKQWFILMDEKKLDGKSLRELALEQLNSVKFYPESGIKRLSSMIENRPDWCISRQRDWGVPIAFFRDKTTKEVIFDDEVLDHLVSLFEENGADIWWDLEIKDLLPPNTKYDPNNLEKVYDILDVWFDSGSTWEAVLNSARYDAGEYQASMYLEGSDQHRGWFQSSLLISTAINHKAPYKNILTHGFTVDEKGQKMSKSKGNVILPQNVAKNYGVEILRLWIMLSDYSSDLKISDNILKQVSEQYRKIRNTIRFLLANTNDIEFLETKNFTLLDKWILMRAKIAFETCEAAFEKYEFAKGFSVLLNFLSADLSGIYLDICKDRLYCNAKDDAKRISAQSAMVLIARKLFTLLAPSLTYTIDEALEHANAVIKENAKDVFDLMWKNGFDYEYKIEDELFVKSREKFFELVDVLKKDKIIKSTLELSLQTSANELLSEDIEEVADWFMVSLVESLDDKEALSEFKIDDHSFKIVRSSLHKCPRCWKFLAKEEECLCPRCNSVEKAKNV; encoded by the coding sequence ATGGATTATAAAGATACGCTATTGCTTCCAAATACTACTTTTGCAATGCGTGCAAATTTAGCAGAGCTTGAGCCTAAGCGTTTTAGTAAGTGGTTTGAAAACAATTATGCTTATGAGAAAATGAAACAAAAAAGACAAGGAGTAAGCGAAAGCTTTACTCTACATGATGGTCCTCCTTATGCTAATGGGCATTTGCACATTGGTCATGCTTTAAATAAAATTTTAAAAGATATCATTATAAAAATGCATTATTTTCAAGACAAGAAAGTGCGTTTTACTCCAGGATGGGATTGTCATGGTTTACCTATAGAACAGCAAGTTGAAGTTAAGCTTAAAGATAAAAAGCAAAGTTTTAGCAAAAAAGAAATTCGTGAGTTTTGTAGAGAGCATGCAAGAGAATTTGTAAATATCCAAAGAGATGAATTTAAATCTTTAGGTGTGATTGCTGATTGGGGCGAGCCGTATTTAACTATGAAAAATGCTTTTGAGGCAGATATTTATAAGGCTTTGTGCAAGATAGCTAAAAAAGGACTTTTGCTTGAAAGAAGTAAACCTGTTTTTTGGAGTTGGGCTGCTAAGAGTGCTTTAGCAGAAGCTGAAGTAGAGTATGAGGACAAAGAAGATTATTCTATTTATGTAGCATTTAAACTTGATAAAGAATCTTGCGAAAAATTAGGCGTTGAAAAAGCAAAAGCAGTTATTTGGACTACCACACCTTGGACTTTACCAGCAAATCAAGCTATATCTTTAAATCCAAATGAAAAATATGTTATCACTGAAGAAGGTTTTATTTTTGCTAAAGCATTGCTTGAAGCTATGATAAATAAAGGCTTTACCAAAGGTGAAATTCAAAAAGAACTTCTAGGTGTTGAATTTGAAAATTTAAATGCTATTAATCCACTTAATCAAAGAAAATCTACTTTAATCTTAGGTGATCACGTTTTAATGGAAGGTGGAACAGGACTTGTTCATACTGCACCAGGGCATGGCGAGGATGATTATTATGTGTGTTTAAAATATGGCATTGAAGTGATTATGCCAGTAGATGATGGTGGATGTTATGATGAAACGCTAAGAGTTAAAGGGCTTTTACCAGAGCATTTGTTAAGTGAGTTTATAGGGCTTCATATTTTTAAAGCAAATGAGCGTATTTTGGAGTTGCTTGGCGATGCTTTGCTTGAAAGTTCTAAATTTATCCACTCTTATCCATTTTGTTGGAGAACACATAAACCAGTTATTTATAGAGCTACAAAGCAATGGTTTATCTTAATGGATGAAAAAAAATTAGATGGAAAATCTTTAAGAGAACTAGCACTAGAGCAATTAAATAGCGTGAAATTTTATCCAGAAAGTGGAATTAAGCGTCTTAGCTCTATGATAGAAAATCGCCCTGATTGGTGTATATCAAGACAAAGAGATTGGGGTGTGCCTATAGCATTTTTTAGAGACAAAACTACCAAAGAAGTGATTTTTGATGATGAAGTTTTAGATCATTTAGTAAGCCTTTTTGAAGAAAATGGTGCTGATATTTGGTGGGATTTAGAAATTAAAGATTTATTACCGCCAAATACTAAATATGATCCAAATAACTTAGAAAAAGTATATGATATTTTAGATGTTTGGTTTGATAGTGGTAGTACTTGGGAAGCAGTACTAAACTCAGCTAGATATGACGCAGGAGAATACCAAGCTTCGATGTATCTTGAGGGAAGTGATCAACACCGCGGATGGTTTCAAAGCTCGCTTTTAATCTCAACTGCTATTAATCATAAAGCTCCATATAAAAATATCTTAACTCATGGTTTTACCGTTGATGAAAAGGGTCAAAAAATGAGTAAATCTAAAGGCAATGTAATCTTACCTCAAAATGTAGCTAAAAATTATGGGGTAGAGATTTTAAGACTTTGGATTATGCTTAGTGACTATTCAAGTGATTTAAAAATTTCAGATAATATCTTAAAGCAAGTAAGTGAGCAGTATAGAAAGATAAGAAATACTATAAGATTTTTACTTGCAAATACTAATGATATAGAATTTTTAGAAACAAAAAATTTCACGCTTTTAGATAAGTGGATTTTAATGCGTGCAAAAATTGCTTTTGAAACATGTGAAGCTGCTTTTGAAAAATATGAATTTGCAAAAGGCTTTAGTGTGCTTTTAAATTTTTTAAGTGCTGATTTGAGTGGAATTTATTTAGATATTTGTAAAGATAGATTGTATTGTAATGCTAAAGATGATGCAAAAAGAATAAGTGCGCAGAGTGCTATGGTGCTAATAGCTAGAAAACTTTTCACACTTTTAGCTCCAAGTTTAACTTATACCATAGACGAGGCATTAGAACATGCAAATGCAGTTATTAAAGAAAATGCTAAAGATGTATTTGATTTGATGTGGAAAAATGGCTTTGATTATGAGTATAAAATCGAAGATGAATTATTTGTAAAATCAAGGGAAAAATTCTTTGAGCTTGTTGATGTATTAAAAAAAGATAAAATCATCAAATCAACTTTAGAGTTAAGCCTACAAACAAGTGCAAATGAGCTTTTGAGTGAAGATATTGAAGAAGTAGCTGATTGGTTTATGGTAAGTTTGGTTGAAAGCTTAGATGATAAAGAAGCTTTGAGTGAATTTAAAATAGATGATCATAGTTTTAAAATTGTCCGTTCTTCATTGCATAAGTGTCCAAGATGTTGGAAGTTTTTAGCAAAAGAAGAAGAATGCTTATGTCCAAGATGTAATAGTGTGGAAAAAGCAAAAAATGTTTGA
- a CDS encoding CinA family protein, with protein MKHLIIVMGNELIINDNYMRYIQEEYKKQFLELHELKFISKPDKDLPFLLEKLSQEYDYITIFSTNEYYTTIAKIIATLNDDALILENDTLVPSKAIRVKNSFISNLKQCCINLLNTNVETKLPQILQEPKLNYAYFCILDIDETSANILLNTLTKSFEIQVKSSTLLENLICIRASASQYGKLEGFLKGVFKLFSGKVFLGNNPVKFVVKKLLEKKLKISFAESCTAGLCASKLAEISGISDIFEGSLITYSNRLKNSWLGVSNDTLESVSEYSDRCIYFMLKGTFKTTNCDFALAISGVAGEESDKNTKAGTIYIGAMYKDGTFLQECIHIQGNRNYTREQASLAAYSLMLKLKPEIFFGV; from the coding sequence GTGAAACATTTAATCATCGTTATGGGAAATGAACTTATTATCAATGATAATTATATGCGTTATATTCAAGAAGAATATAAAAAGCAATTTTTAGAACTTCATGAGTTAAAATTTATTTCTAAACCTGACAAAGACCTTCCTTTTTTACTTGAAAAACTTTCTCAAGAGTACGATTACATAACAATTTTTAGCACAAATGAATACTACACAACTATAGCTAAAATTATAGCAACCTTAAACGATGATGCTCTAATCTTAGAAAATGATACTTTAGTACCATCAAAAGCAATTCGCGTAAAGAATAGTTTTATAAGCAACCTCAAGCAGTGTTGTATTAATTTATTAAATACTAATGTGGAAACAAAATTACCACAAATTTTACAAGAACCAAAATTAAATTATGCATATTTTTGTATTTTAGATATAGATGAAACAAGTGCCAATATTTTACTTAACACTTTAACAAAATCATTCGAGATTCAAGTAAAATCAAGCACTTTACTTGAAAATTTAATTTGCATAAGAGCAAGTGCTAGCCAATATGGCAAATTAGAAGGTTTTTTAAAAGGAGTTTTTAAGTTATTTTCTGGGAAAGTATTTTTAGGAAACAATCCTGTTAAATTTGTAGTCAAGAAACTTTTAGAAAAAAAATTAAAAATATCCTTTGCAGAAAGCTGCACTGCTGGACTTTGTGCTTCAAAATTAGCCGAAATTTCTGGAATTTCAGATATTTTCGAGGGTTCTTTGATAACTTATTCTAATCGTTTGAAAAATTCTTGGCTTGGAGTGAGTAATGATACCCTAGAAAGTGTAAGCGAATATTCTGATCGTTGTATTTATTTTATGCTAAAAGGCACATTTAAAACTACAAATTGTGATTTTGCTTTAGCAATTAGTGGTGTAGCAGGAGAAGAGAGTGACAAAAACACAAAAGCAGGCACCATCTATATAGGAGCTATGTATAAAGATGGAACCTTTTTACAAGAATGTATTCATATACAAGGTAATAGAAACTACACAAGAGAGCAAGCTAGTCTAGCTGCTTATAGCTTAATGCTTAAATTAAAACCTGAAATTTTCTTTGGTGTTTAA
- a CDS encoding ShlB/FhaC/HecB family hemolysin secretion/activation protein, which yields MKKLLLSTIAISSLVYANNGSITITKNDIGKIIELSPDKNIPQNKAIKENLKTQDDYKKSQEAKKDFEEKKQELEEKFKQEDEKAKSSTNNLNNQTNTNPTTNTNNNKTNTNSNTKDKTNNNNSNNTTNKENNTNINNNTSNNKVNTTTNNTNLTNTTTNKKILTQYKFVLTNENTSFEKLGIKEEDLQSLVSEFKTRRFSLQDLQDISNIIAYYFQVNGYPAATAYIPQQEFDGKNIQVNISLGVLGKYIIKNKTTIKDHFLESKLNQRIKGKIISTKLIEDSVYKVNEMYGLQTLAGLQAGENVGETDILIEVEPDTKANVLIYSDNYGIKSAGEYRAGISMGFNSILNMGDYYNFYLQSSDEKQINYGASYTFFVGNLKITPSISQGTYYLGREYEGLGFSGTSRNFGIDFSYPIWINTNSSFYITSSIYHKILSDVTLDLLTFDKSSNVGSMGLEGLFRGFENNTLSYSAKISIGKVKDDGTTVFGDTSKSGGNGFGWFRKLNASLNNYYSFNEYITHTVNINYQKVLGNFELDSSESSSLGGAYGVRAYDNGEGDGDNTIVANFGIRINIPNTNFYFTPFYDIGYAWYEKDSGNRLVDDHFLDALGLQILYNKANEYYIKLDGARALHKYKLDDDHRMKLYLSGGVYF from the coding sequence ATGAAAAAACTTTTACTTAGCACCATAGCAATTAGTTCTTTAGTTTATGCTAATAATGGAAGTATCACTATAACTAAAAATGATATAGGAAAAATTATAGAATTATCCCCTGATAAAAACATCCCTCAAAACAAAGCTATCAAAGAAAATCTAAAAACCCAAGATGATTATAAAAAAAGCCAAGAAGCTAAAAAAGACTTTGAAGAAAAAAAACAAGAATTAGAAGAAAAATTTAAACAAGAAGATGAAAAAGCTAAATCATCTACTAATAACTTAAACAATCAAACTAATACCAACCCAACCACTAATACAAACAATAATAAAACTAATACTAATTCTAATACAAAAGATAAAACTAACAATAATAATTCTAATAATACTACCAATAAAGAAAATAATACTAATATAAATAATAATACTTCAAACAATAAAGTTAATACTACTACTAATAATACTAATTTAACCAATACTACTACTAATAAAAAAATACTCACTCAATATAAATTTGTTCTTACTAATGAAAACACTAGCTTTGAAAAACTAGGTATTAAAGAAGAAGATTTACAAAGCTTAGTGAGTGAGTTTAAAACAAGAAGATTTAGCTTACAAGATTTACAAGATATATCTAATATCATTGCTTATTATTTTCAAGTAAATGGTTATCCTGCAGCAACAGCTTATATTCCTCAACAAGAATTTGATGGAAAAAACATTCAAGTTAATATTTCTTTAGGAGTATTAGGTAAGTATATAATAAAAAATAAAACTACTATAAAAGATCATTTTTTAGAAAGTAAGCTCAATCAAAGAATCAAAGGTAAAATCATTTCTACTAAATTAATAGAAGATAGTGTATATAAAGTCAATGAAATGTATGGACTTCAAACCTTAGCAGGTTTACAAGCAGGAGAGAATGTAGGTGAAACTGATATTCTTATAGAAGTAGAACCTGATACTAAGGCTAATGTATTAATATATAGTGATAATTATGGTATTAAGAGTGCAGGAGAATATAGAGCTGGTATTAGTATGGGATTTAATTCTATACTTAATATGGGAGATTATTATAATTTTTACTTACAATCTAGTGATGAAAAACAAATCAATTATGGAGCAAGTTATACTTTCTTTGTAGGTAATTTAAAAATTACTCCTAGTATATCTCAAGGAACTTATTATTTAGGAAGAGAATATGAGGGTTTAGGTTTTAGTGGTACTTCTAGGAATTTTGGTATAGATTTTTCTTATCCTATATGGATTAATACTAATTCATCTTTTTATATAACTTCTAGTATATATCATAAAATACTTAGTGATGTAACCTTAGATCTTTTAACCTTTGATAAAAGTTCTAATGTAGGAAGTATGGGTTTAGAAGGTTTATTTAGAGGCTTTGAAAACAATACCTTAAGTTATAGTGCTAAAATAAGCATAGGTAAGGTAAAAGATGATGGAACTACTGTATTTGGAGATACATCTAAAAGTGGTGGTAATGGCTTTGGTTGGTTTAGAAAACTCAATGCTAGTTTGAATAATTATTATAGTTTTAATGAATATATTACTCATACTGTTAATATAAACTATCAAAAGGTATTAGGGAATTTTGAGCTTGATTCTTCTGAAAGTTCATCTTTGGGTGGAGCTTATGGAGTAAGAGCTTATGATAATGGAGAAGGTGATGGAGATAATACTATAGTAGCTAACTTTGGTATAAGAATAAATATACCAAATACTAATTTTTATTTTACTCCCTTTTATGATATAGGTTATGCTTGGTATGAAAAAGATTCAGGTAATAGATTAGTAGATGATCATTTCTTAGATGCACTAGGCTTACAAATACTTTATAATAAAGCTAATGAGTATTATATAAAACTTGATGGAGCAAGAGCATTACATAAATACAAATTAGATGATGATCATAGAATGAAATTATATTTAAGTGGTGGGGTGTATTTTTAA